Part of the Polyangiaceae bacterium genome, CGCAGGTTCGGTGACGGGTCGAACCAGGGCAAGCCGGTGTCCTCGAAGCGCATCTCGCGGCGCCAGCCGCCGAGCGGCACCACCTCTGGCAGGGGATCGATGCGGCGCTCGTACGCGAGGAAGCGCGCGAGCTCGCCTAGTGTCATGCCGTGCATCACCGGCAGCGGGTGCGGATCGACCAGCGATCGCGGCACGCCCCGAGACACGGGGCCGGCGACGCGCAGGCCGCCGCTGGGGTTCGGACGATCGAGCACGACGACGCGGCGGCCGGACTCGAGCGCGTCGAGCAGCGTCGCGACGTAGGTGTAGAAGCGCGCGCCGACGTCCACCAGGTCGACCACCACCGTGTCCACGCCGGCCCAGGCCCGACTCGAGGCGCCCGCTCCGTACAAGCTGAGCACCGGCAGCCCGGTGCGCGCATCGCGACCATCCGGGACCGCTCCTTCCTCGTACGCCGAGAGACCATGCTCCGGAGTGACGACGCGCACCAGCGAAATCCCAGGCGCGGAAGCCAGCAGATCCAGCGTGCGCCGGCCGGACGCATCCCGCGCCGGCGCGTGGGTCAGTAGCGCCACGCGCCGGCCCGTGAGGCGCGCGAACCCCTCTCGCGCCAGCCGGTCGATCCCGAGCTCCACGCGCGGCTGCTCGGGATCGAGCGCGGCGCCGGCGACCAGCGCGCGGATCGCCCGGGCGGTCGGCGCGATGCGCCCCTTGCCGTCGGGGTGCAAGCGGCTGCTCAGGAAGACCACGAAGCGATCGCGCACGGGATCGATCCAAAGCGAGGTGCCGGTGAAGCCCTCGTGCCCGAAGCTCCGGGCCGAAAGCGCCGCCGTCGCGGGCTCGTCGGGGGCGTCCCAGCCCAGCGCGACGCGCGCGCCGGGCACTTCGAGCGCGCGGGTCATCTCGCGCACGGTCTCTTCGCGGAGCACGCGACGTCCGTCGAGGCTGCCGCGGGCGAGCAGGCAGCGCGCGAAACGCGCGAGGTCGTCGGCGCTGGAGAACAAGGCGGCGTGACCGGCGACGCCCCCCAGCGCCCGCGCCCGCGGGTCGTGCACGACCCCGGTCAAGTACGCCTCGCCTTCTCGCTCGGTGGGGACCAGGCGCGGCCCTGAACCGGGGCGAAACTCGGTGTCCCCCAGGCCGAGGGGCTCGAACAGGCGCCGGGCGACGAAGCGCTCGAGCGGCTCGCGCGCCGCCCGCGCCACGACCTCGCCCAGCACGATGAAGCCCAGATCGCTGTAGCGGTAGCGCGCGCCAGGCTCGTCCAGGAGCGGGGTCGTGGCGATGCCCTCGAGCCTGCTCAGGGGCACGGCGTTCACCGCGGGCAAGCCCGAGGTGTGGGTCAAGAGGTGCCTGAGCGTGATGCGGCGCTTGTCCTCCGCGGCGAAGGCCGGCAGGTGCTTCGCGACCAGGTCGTCGTAACGAACGCGCCCGTCTTCGACCAGCGCGGCCAGACCCGTCGCGGTCGCCACGGCCTTGGTCAGCGAGGCCAGGTCGAAGACTGCGTCCTCGCCGAGCGGGCGGCGCGGCTCGACGCTGTGCAGGCCGAAGGCACGGCGGAAGAAGACCCCCGCACGGTTTCCGGCGATCACCATCGCCCCCGGCATCTCGCCGCGCTCGATGGCGCGATCGATCTCGCGCTCGATGGCGAGCTGAGTGCGGGCCGGTAGGCGCAGCCGGGCCTCGGCCAGCGCGGGCGCCGGCGACACCACGCGCGGCAGCGCGAGCCGCGGCGCGCGTGCGAGCTCTACCCGGGCCGCGCGGGGCGCCGCGTCGGCCGCCAGAAGGAGCGCGGCCACCAGCAAGCTTCTCCCGAGCCCCATGTGCCGGAGGGAAAACGCGCGAGCCACGCATCTGGATTCCCGCCTCTGGCGCGCGGGGGCGGCGGGCTCTAGAAGCCAAGGCGGTGTCGCACCGCAACCTGCCCTCGGGTCGGCTCGGCCGCATGGCGCGGCTCGCGGCGCTCGGAGCGCGGACCGGCGCGAGCATGGTGCTCTCCGGCCGCGGTGAAGGCGCGGCGCAGCAGGCCGCCGAAGTGCTCGGCTCGCTGCGCGGCCTCGCGGCGAAGGTCGGCCAGATGGCGAGCTACGTGGACGGCATGGTCCCCGAAGCCCACCGGGACGCCTACGAGAACGCCCTCTCCAAGCTGCGCGCAGCGGCGCCCCGCTCCTCCCCCGAAGCCATCCGGGCTCTGGTCGAGAGCGAGCTCGACGCGCCCATCGATCGGCTGTTCGCCGAGTGGGACGACGAACCGTTCGCCAGCGCTTCGATCGGCCAGGTCCATCGCGCGCGTCTCGAAGACGGTCGATTGGTGGCGGTAAAGGTCCAGCACCCGGGCATCGAGCGCGCCGTGGAGAGCGATCTCCAAAACGTGAGCGTGCTCGAGCGCATGATGGCGCTCGCCGGGCCGAGCACCCTCGAGACCAAGCGCGTGTTCGACGAAGTGGCCGAGCGTTTCCGCGAGGAGCTCGACTATCGGCTGGAGGCCGAGCACCAGCGACACTTCGCCCGCGTTCATGCCGAGGACGAGCGCATCCGGATCCCGGAGGTGATGCCCGCTCGCTCGAGCCGCCGCGTGCTGACCAGCGAGCTCGTCGAGGGGCTGTCCCTGGAGCAGGCCGCGCTGAGGAGCGAGGGCGAGCGCCGCGCCTGGGCGGAGACACTCTGGCGCTTCGTGTTCAAGGGGAACCTGGTCGGCGGGCGCTTCAACGCCGACCCCCACCCCGGCAACTACCTGTTCCGCGACGGCGGGAGCATCTGGTTCCTCGACTTCGGCTGCGTCCAACCCATCGAGCCTGCGCGCAGAGCGGCCGCGCTCGAGCTCCATCTGGTCGCGCTCGCCGGGGACTCCGGCGCCTTCCCCGCCGCGGCCAGCGCCGTCATCGGGAGCCGGGCCGGTCCCTACGAAGACGCCGCGGTCGCCTACACGCGGCGCTGCTTCGCGCCGCTGTTCGAGGCGCCCTATCACATCACGCGCGGCTACGTAGCGAGCTTGGTGGACGACGCTCGCGACATGAAGCGCCACCTCTTCTCGAAAGACTCCGGGTTCGTCCAGATGCCACCGGGGATGGTGCTGATCAACCGCCTGCAGTTCGGCTTCTACTCGGTGCTCGCGCGGCTCGACGTGTCCGTGGACTACGCTCGGATCGAGCGCGACTTCCTCGGCGAGGCCGGCCTGCTCGCGCGCTGAGGTCGGCTACCTGCCCCGGTGCACGACGAAGCGCGCGCTGCCGGCGCGCGACTCGAGGTGGAGCTCGACGAAACCGTGCTCGGGCATCGGCACGCCGCCGGCGATGGAGAGCGCGTCGCGCGACTGGGCCAGGAAACCGTGGTGTCCCGCGCCGAGCGCGATCTCGACGGGTTTGTCGCCCACGCGCGCGGTCTTTCCACCGACGTGGAGCTCGACTTCGGGCTCGCCCGTCACGACCAGCTTGCCCAGACGCGACGCATCGCCGGCTTCCGCCTGCGTGCGCGCCCGATCGACGCGCGCGGCGAGCGGCCCCTCGGCGAGCAGCAGGACGAAGCGATCGTGACCCGGTACCGGGAAGAGCACGGGCTCGCTGAGCTTGACGCTCACCGGAGCCTCGCCCTCCGGCCGCCCGCCGAAGAGCTGCACCGAGACCACGTCCGCCTCCACGGGAAGGAAGCGCTGGGCGGCGTCCGCACCAGCGTGGCTTGCTCCCCATAGCATCGCGACCTTCGCGGGAGCGCGCAGCCGGTCGCCGAGCGCGAGCGCGCAGTGCAGCTCCCGCAGGCCGAGCAGCGCCACGTCGCCGACGGCGCGAGCGCGAGCCTGCAAGGCCGTGGGCATGTCACAAGAGTGGAGCGCGACGCCGCTCGCGCGCAGCGTGGCCGCCAGCGCCGGCAGCTCCTCCAGGTAGTCGTACTTCCAGGCGGTGTGGTTGTGATCGCGCTGGCTCGCGATCACGGCGTCGAGCGCGGCGCGGTCCCCGTCGCGCCCGAGCTTCTCCAGCGCCGCCGTGTCCCCGGCCTGCTCCCGGGCCTCGACGTTGCTCCAGCGTCCGGTGGCGTGAAACTGCTCGAGCACGGCGTGCGTCGGTCCGTAGCCGAGCGGGCCGGTCAGCTTGCGAAACGCCGTGAGCTGCGCCGGGGCGTCGTGGTGGGTGCCGAACAGCACGAAGCTCGAGCGGCCTTCCTTCATCGCGCGCTCCGCCCGGGCGGACAAGAGCGCCGCGATCGCGGGCCAGCCAGCGACCAGCTCGTCCTTCTCCGCGCTCTTGCCGAGGCTCGACTGAAGGCGCGCGCGGTCGAGCGCCGGCTCGCTGCGGGGGGCGCGCCGCGTGTGGTCGCGGAGCACGCCCGCCGCATCCTCCGGACTCTCCGGCAGCGCGGGCCAGGGCTTCTCGGTGGCCGGAGCGGCCGCGTCGGCGACCTGGGCCGGTGCGGCATCGGCGCTCGGGGACGAGGGTTCCCGCGAGCACGCGGCCACGACCAACACGGGGATCAGTCCACGTCGCAGCAACCGGGACAGTCTCACGCGGACGCGGGCACCGGGCAAGCGAGCGGGTTTCGATCTACTCTCGAGCCATGCGCGCCTCCTGGCTCCTCGTCTCCGCCCTGGCCCTCTCGAGCTGCTCCTCGGACGACGGCGTGACGCCGTCGGGCGGAGGCGGAGGCAGCGGCGGCGCCGGCGGAACGAGCGGCTCCGGCGGCGTCGCGGGGACCGAGAGCTGCGAGGCGAAGTTCACCTGGCTCCAGAAGGACGCCTACAAGGACACCGCGGGTCGGAGCAGCGATCTCTGGCCACCGCACACCACGACCACGCTCGAGGTCGCCTGCAACGGTCAGGTCGTCAAGAGCACGTTCCGCGAGAACCACGGCACCAAGCCGGAGGACAAGGACGCCACCGGCGCAGTGTTCCTGGTCCCGGTGGGCTCCATGCAGGCGACGGCGACGTTCGGCGAGCTCGAGGCGCTGGTGTCCGCCTACGAGGCCTGCGAGTGCGGCACGAAGTTCTTGAGCATGGACGCGCTCGGCGACGCCGCCGTGCAGAAGCTGGTGGCGGAGATCAAGGCCTACGTCTTGGCACACCTGACCTGCACGGGCTCCGTGGACGCGGCGGGCCTGGTCCAGAAGCTCGAGACGGGAGACATCGCCGGGGTGCTCGCGGTGTTGCCCAACTGCACCTGGGCCTCGGGCTTCGACTGGTCGCTGGGCTTCGACGACGCGCTCGGCAAGATCGTGGCCGCGGCGCAGGAGACCCTGGCCGACTACCACGTGTGCAACAACGACGCGGAGCTCCAAGCGACCCTGTTCGACGGCTTCCGCAAGAGCGGCACCGTCACCGCCTGCGACGGCGCCGGCAGCCTGTGTCACGGCCCGAAGTGGTTCTACGCTCCGAAGCCCTGAGCTTCACTTGCAGCTGAACGGCGCAGCCCAGAGCTCGTGGGACTCCCCGGTGGAGACCAGGAAGAACGACACCGCGCGCTCGCCGTCGGACCACACGCGGCCCTGACCCGAGTCGCTTCCCTGCGGCGAAACGCGGAGCGCGCTGCCGACCGGGTCGAGCTCGGCGCCGAGCTCCTGCACCTTGACCACGTGGGCGCCGTCGGACCCCTCGGTCCATTGCAGGAGCCAGCGCCCCGAGGGCAACCCGATCGCGGCGGGTGAGATGCGCACGGCGGAGTCGTCCCCGAGCGCGAGCGGCGCGAGCTTCGCCGGGACGCGACCGAGCGGGCCCTTCCCGGCGAAGAGCTGCCAGTCCGACCCCGCGCCCGGCTTGGCGGCCACGAGTAAGAGCGTCGCGGTCGGACCGAGCGCCGGCGCCGGCGTGCCGACCGCGTGGACGCCGAGCTCGGGCGACAGGAGCTCGGTCTTCTTGCTGCCGTCGTGGGCGAGCCAGCCGGCGAGCACTTTGCCCCCTTGCCCGCCGCTGCGCAGCGCGACGAAGTGGCCGGTTGCGTCGCTGCTCTCGACGCGCATCGGGGTGAGATCCTTCTCGGCGAGCGGCCAAACCACCTCCGGCTCGCCGTCGCCGGCGCTGCGCGCGATGCCCGAGGGAGCAGCGCCGATGCGCAAGGGCTTGTCGCCCAAGATGCTGCGCGCGCCCCGCAGGTTGGGCTCTTCCCCGTCGAGCACGAGCTCGACCGCGTCGCCGCGCACCAGAGGGCGCGCGCCGGCGACCGGTGCCTTGCTCGGCTGGCGCTTCTCGTGGTGCTTCTCCAGAGTCTCGGCGCCCAGCACCACGACCTTGGCCTCGCTCGGGCTCGACGCGAACGCGACCGCCACGCGATCCTTGCCCACCGCCGCGACCTCGAGCGGGATCTTCCCGAACACGGGGCGCGACACCAGCCCCGCGCGCTGGGCGACGCAGGCGCGGGCGTGTGGCGCCGGCGGCGCCGCGCTCGGCGCCGCCGACGCGCGGATCGCGGGCGCAGGCTCGTCACCATCGCGCGCGAGGAAGAACAGCACCGTGATCCCACCGAGCGCGAAAGCGGCGACGCCGACCAGGCCCGCGATGAGCAGCACGGGCAGCGGCTTGTGCACCGGCGCTGGCACCGGCGCGGCGACGGCCGGACGGCGCTCGGTGGGCGGCTCGGGCGGCGGCGGCTCCGGAATGGGGTTGTCGCGCTGCGTGAGCGCCTCGTCCTCGACCTGAAACGCGGGCAGCGGCGCGGCCTCGACGGGCGCGGGCTCCATGCGCGGCGCCTCGAGCTCGGGCACGTCTGCCGCCGGCAGCCAGCCCCCCAGATGCGCCCCCGAGACCATCGTGGACCTGGGCAGGCGGCCTTCGGCGAGCCCTGCCTTCAAGGTCTCGAGGTTCCCGGTGTACTCGAAGCCATCCGGGCCGACCCAGCGCCACTCGTTCTCGGCCATGCCTCAGCGCCAATCCCTGCGGGTGCCTCGGGCTCGACGCGCGAGCTCCGCTCCGAGCGCGATGTAGCTCGCGAGCCGCGCGCCGTCGAGCCTGCCTTCTGCGACCGCCGCGCGCACCGCGCAGCCCGGCTCCGCCCCGTGTGCGCAGTCGCGAAAGCGACAGCCGGCCCCGAGCTCGATCACGTCGGAGAATGCCGTCTCCAGCGCGCCCGAGTCGGCCCAGAGCCCCAGCTCCCGCAGGCCGGGGGTGTCGATCACGGCGCCACCCATCGGCAGCGGCAACAGCTCGCGGTGCGTGGTGGTGTGCTTGCCGCGATCGTCGTGGACGCGCACGCTGGCGATGCGCATGCGGTCCTCACCCAGGAGATGGTTGACCAGGGTGGACTTGCCGGCGCCGGACGAGCCGACGACGGCCGCGGTCACGCCTTCGCCCAGGTAGCCGAGCGGCACGTCGGCGGCGATCCCCGAGAGTACGTCGAGGGCATGCACCGTCACGCCCTGCGCGACGGCGCTGGCCTCCGCGGTGAGCGCCGCGGCATTCGCGCACAGCCCCGCCTTGGTCAAGAGC contains:
- a CDS encoding DUF1343 domain-containing protein gives rise to the protein MAALLLAADAAPRAARVELARAPRLALPRVVSPAPALAEARLRLPARTQLAIEREIDRAIERGEMPGAMVIAGNRAGVFFRRAFGLHSVEPRRPLGEDAVFDLASLTKAVATATGLAALVEDGRVRYDDLVAKHLPAFAAEDKRRITLRHLLTHTSGLPAVNAVPLSRLEGIATTPLLDEPGARYRYSDLGFIVLGEVVARAAREPLERFVARRLFEPLGLGDTEFRPGSGPRLVPTEREGEAYLTGVVHDPRARALGGVAGHAALFSSADDLARFARCLLARGSLDGRRVLREETVREMTRALEVPGARVALGWDAPDEPATAALSARSFGHEGFTGTSLWIDPVRDRFVVFLSSRLHPDGKGRIAPTARAIRALVAGAALDPEQPRVELGIDRLAREGFARLTGRRVALLTHAPARDASGRRTLDLLASAPGISLVRVVTPEHGLSAYEEGAVPDGRDARTGLPVLSLYGAGASSRAWAGVDTVVVDLVDVGARFYTYVATLLDALESGRRVVVLDRPNPSGGLRVAGPVSRGVPRSLVDPHPLPVMHGMTLGELARFLAYERRIDPLPEVVPLGGWRREMRFEDTGLPWFDPSPNLRSPRAALLYPGIALFEFTNLSVGRGTATPFELVGAPWLDAPAVIQRVGPVAGVRLEVRDFTPASGPFRGQVCRGIQLGVHDPALLSPLSLALALARALRQVHPRQWQYSGIGVLLRSDATLRALAAGASAEEVEAGFALELEGLAVRRRQWLLYS
- a CDS encoding AarF/ABC1/UbiB kinase family protein; this encodes MSHRNLPSGRLGRMARLAALGARTGASMVLSGRGEGAAQQAAEVLGSLRGLAAKVGQMASYVDGMVPEAHRDAYENALSKLRAAAPRSSPEAIRALVESELDAPIDRLFAEWDDEPFASASIGQVHRARLEDGRLVAVKVQHPGIERAVESDLQNVSVLERMMALAGPSTLETKRVFDEVAERFREELDYRLEAEHQRHFARVHAEDERIRIPEVMPARSSRRVLTSELVEGLSLEQAALRSEGERRAWAETLWRFVFKGNLVGGRFNADPHPGNYLFRDGGSIWFLDFGCVQPIEPARRAAALELHLVALAGDSGAFPAAASAVIGSRAGPYEDAAVAYTRRCFAPLFEAPYHITRGYVASLVDDARDMKRHLFSKDSGFVQMPPGMVLINRLQFGFYSVLARLDVSVDYARIERDFLGEAGLLAR
- a CDS encoding DUF4339 domain-containing protein, whose translation is MAENEWRWVGPDGFEYTGNLETLKAGLAEGRLPRSTMVSGAHLGGWLPAADVPELEAPRMEPAPVEAAPLPAFQVEDEALTQRDNPIPEPPPPEPPTERRPAVAAPVPAPVHKPLPVLLIAGLVGVAAFALGGITVLFFLARDGDEPAPAIRASAAPSAAPPAPHARACVAQRAGLVSRPVFGKIPLEVAAVGKDRVAVAFASSPSEAKVVVLGAETLEKHHEKRQPSKAPVAGARPLVRGDAVELVLDGEEPNLRGARSILGDKPLRIGAAPSGIARSAGDGEPEVVWPLAEKDLTPMRVESSDATGHFVALRSGGQGGKVLAGWLAHDGSKKTELLSPELGVHAVGTPAPALGPTATLLLVAAKPGAGSDWQLFAGKGPLGRVPAKLAPLALGDDSAVRISPAAIGLPSGRWLLQWTEGSDGAHVVKVQELGAELDPVGSALRVSPQGSDSGQGRVWSDGERAVSFFLVSTGESHELWAAPFSCK
- the rsgA gene encoding ribosome small subunit-dependent GTPase A gives rise to the protein MNLRALGFDDGFARALAGLALADAYVGRVARVDADIAQLLVEAGEQSARVPRRVVRAALGRPVTGDWVACVSAGEPVVEAVLPRRSELVRRAAGRRAAAQLLCANVDVLFVVMGLDGDFNLRRLERYLTLAAEGRVRPVVLLTKAGLCANAAALTAEASAVAQGVTVHALDVLSGIAADVPLGYLGEGVTAAVVGSSGAGKSTLVNHLLGEDRMRIASVRVHDDRGKHTTTHRELLPLPMGGAVIDTPGLRELGLWADSGALETAFSDVIELGAGCRFRDCAHGAEPGCAVRAAVAEGRLDGARLASYIALGAELARRARGTRRDWR